The following coding sequences are from one Danaus plexippus chromosome 13 unlocalized genomic scaffold, MEX_DaPlex mxdp_15, whole genome shotgun sequence window:
- the LOC116770210 gene encoding uncharacterized protein LOC116770210 isoform X2 encodes MESRSAPPSPEDSGEAVFNTHCGRYPHQPVLQRTFASCREAGRPRPHHRHAVSEPGRPDDRVLTTAEVHDYPSSESGIAADCPHPHSSNADDSPCYDRSDFEGNSSYSLRHNYHHTIDCSKHRSDFSRSHTPDYNNDHDSDCDRGHSRSQTTRRPHRRHRREDGDGAQSLDERCARDLDEILPARLAAVNLSREQPSQSWNRSNIAATMERFEPVDYSYAYYDHHLSMPSSSRKANRQRGRGGLPRDRSARHNFVTRYGTEENIYEEITDGSRTCPKHRYVPRQSLVSLDRSVVEEEVRRVESRHKRILGELNLSVEAMLMPECESPDSERAEDRDNIEELLRVGPTDELLSPASCNPPDLDSGFSGSSSGASYVGSLRRKPTGSVPHLPAVAYGTRGVGVRILGAEDCNLRCPKDVNSPRSSSCGDAKTSGFWNKKAWKKISGFSSSNSINKAGLTATPTENLWCRWIP; translated from the exons ATGGAATCTCGGAGTGCGCCGCCGAGCCCCGAAGACTCTGGGGAGGCGGTGTTCAATACACACTGTGGACGATATCCTCATCAACCAGTATTGCAAAGAACATTCGCAAGTTGTCGCGAAGCAGGCCGACCGCGACCTCATCACCGACATGCCGTTTCAGAACCTGGAAGACCAGACGATCGAGTACTTACAACAGCCGAAGTTCACGACTATCCTTCCTCCGAGTCCGGCATTGCTGCCGATTGTCCTCATCCTCATTCAAGTAATGCAGACGACAGTCCATGTTACGACCGTTCAGATTTTGAGGGCAATTCTAGTTACAGCTTAAGACATAATTACCACCATACAATCGACTGCAGTAAACATAGATCTGATTTCAGTCGTAGCCATACCccagattataataatgatcaCGATTCAGATTGTGATCGCGGGCATTCCCGTTCTCAAACAACACGACGACCACATCGTAGGCATAGGCGAGAAGATGGTGATGGCGCCCAATCGCTTGATGAACGCTGTGCTCGAGACCTTGATGAAATTTTGCCAGCAAGACTTGCAGCAGTGAACCTGTCGAGAGAGCAACCATCACAATCATGGAATAGGAGCAATATTGCCGCTACCATGGAACGTTTTGAGCCGGTGGATTATTCCTATGCCTATTACGACCATCATTTATCCATGCCTTCTTCCTCTAGAAAGGCTAATCGACAAAGGGGACGTGGTGGTTTACCCCGTGATAGATCTGCCCGtcataattttgtaacaagGTATGGCactgaagaaaatatttacgaaGAAATAACAGACGGTTCCAGAACTTGCCCTAAGCATCGATATGTACCTCGACAGTCACTGGTTTCACTAGATAGAAGCGTTGTTGAAGAAGAAGTGCGCAGAGTAGAGTCAAGGCATAAAAGAATCTTAGgggaattaaatttaagtgttGAAGCAATGCTTATGCCTGAATGTGAATCGCCTGATTCTGAGCGCGCAGAAGATAGAGATAATATAGAAGAATTGTTGAGAGTTGGGCCAACAGATGAATTATTATCGCCGGCTAGTTGCAATCCCCCTGATTTAGACAGTGGATTTAGTGGGAGCAGTAGTGGTGCCAGTTACGTAGGAAGTTTACGTCGAAAACCTACAGGATCTGTGCCACATTTACCTGCAGTAGCGTATGGTACTCGTGGAGTTGGAGTTCGTATTTTAGGAGCCGAAGACTGCAACTTACGATGCCCTAAAGATGTTAATTCTCCACGTAGTTCTAGCTGTGGCGATGCAAAAACCAGTGgtttttggaataaaaaagcATGGAAGAAAATATCAGGGTTTTCGAGTTCGAACAGTATAAATAAAGCTGGTTTAACTG ctACTCCAACGGAAAACTTGTGGTGCCGCTGGATTCCCTAG
- the LOC116770210 gene encoding uncharacterized protein LOC116770210 isoform X1, producing the protein MESRSAPPSPEDSGEAVFNTHCGRYPHQPVLQRTFASCREAGRPRPHHRHAVSEPGRPDDRVLTTAEVHDYPSSESGIAADCPHPHSSNADDSPCYDRSDFEGNSSYSLRHNYHHTIDCSKHRSDFSRSHTPDYNNDHDSDCDRGHSRSQTTRRPHRRHRREDGDGAQSLDERCARDLDEILPARLAAVNLSREQPSQSWNRSNIAATMERFEPVDYSYAYYDHHLSMPSSSRKANRQRGRGGLPRDRSARHNFVTRYGTEENIYEEITDGSRTCPKHRYVPRQSLVSLDRSVVEEEVRRVESRHKRILGELNLSVEAMLMPECESPDSERAEDRDNIEELLRVGPTDELLSPASCNPPDLDSGFSGSSSGASYVGSLRRKPTGSVPHLPAVAYGTRGVGVRILGAEDCNLRCPKDVNSPRSSSCGDAKTSGFWNKKAWKKISGFSSSNSINKAGLTDEACRPSRAKSRTATIPYSYSNGKLVVPLDSLAQS; encoded by the exons ATGGAATCTCGGAGTGCGCCGCCGAGCCCCGAAGACTCTGGGGAGGCGGTGTTCAATACACACTGTGGACGATATCCTCATCAACCAGTATTGCAAAGAACATTCGCAAGTTGTCGCGAAGCAGGCCGACCGCGACCTCATCACCGACATGCCGTTTCAGAACCTGGAAGACCAGACGATCGAGTACTTACAACAGCCGAAGTTCACGACTATCCTTCCTCCGAGTCCGGCATTGCTGCCGATTGTCCTCATCCTCATTCAAGTAATGCAGACGACAGTCCATGTTACGACCGTTCAGATTTTGAGGGCAATTCTAGTTACAGCTTAAGACATAATTACCACCATACAATCGACTGCAGTAAACATAGATCTGATTTCAGTCGTAGCCATACCccagattataataatgatcaCGATTCAGATTGTGATCGCGGGCATTCCCGTTCTCAAACAACACGACGACCACATCGTAGGCATAGGCGAGAAGATGGTGATGGCGCCCAATCGCTTGATGAACGCTGTGCTCGAGACCTTGATGAAATTTTGCCAGCAAGACTTGCAGCAGTGAACCTGTCGAGAGAGCAACCATCACAATCATGGAATAGGAGCAATATTGCCGCTACCATGGAACGTTTTGAGCCGGTGGATTATTCCTATGCCTATTACGACCATCATTTATCCATGCCTTCTTCCTCTAGAAAGGCTAATCGACAAAGGGGACGTGGTGGTTTACCCCGTGATAGATCTGCCCGtcataattttgtaacaagGTATGGCactgaagaaaatatttacgaaGAAATAACAGACGGTTCCAGAACTTGCCCTAAGCATCGATATGTACCTCGACAGTCACTGGTTTCACTAGATAGAAGCGTTGTTGAAGAAGAAGTGCGCAGAGTAGAGTCAAGGCATAAAAGAATCTTAGgggaattaaatttaagtgttGAAGCAATGCTTATGCCTGAATGTGAATCGCCTGATTCTGAGCGCGCAGAAGATAGAGATAATATAGAAGAATTGTTGAGAGTTGGGCCAACAGATGAATTATTATCGCCGGCTAGTTGCAATCCCCCTGATTTAGACAGTGGATTTAGTGGGAGCAGTAGTGGTGCCAGTTACGTAGGAAGTTTACGTCGAAAACCTACAGGATCTGTGCCACATTTACCTGCAGTAGCGTATGGTACTCGTGGAGTTGGAGTTCGTATTTTAGGAGCCGAAGACTGCAACTTACGATGCCCTAAAGATGTTAATTCTCCACGTAGTTCTAGCTGTGGCGATGCAAAAACCAGTGgtttttggaataaaaaagcATGGAAGAAAATATCAGGGTTTTCGAGTTCGAACAGTATAAATAAAGCTGGTTTAACTG ATGAAGCTTGTAGGCCAAGCAGAGCTAAATCAAGAACAGCAACTATACCCTACAG ctACTCCAACGGAAAACTTGTGGTGCCGCTGGATTCCCTAGCACAAAGCTGA